The stretch of DNA tgacatttATGTAAGTTTTGTAAGAAGTTTGTTGGTGACcagaccaaaaaataaaaaagggtaaCGAAGATGCAAATGGTTTACGCAACCACatgaaaatgtaagaaaaaaatacgAAGGCGATGCTTTACTAATCGCTACTATCATTGACATATACTCTAATGAAATCGTAAGAGTCACGTTTGTTGATTGCAAGAAATCTTTTTGTAGCCCTTTGGTTATTCATAAAGAAATGAATAAATGAACATATACCACATGCAAACATAATACTTGTGAAAATATATACGCATATCTAACTTAGATTCCACTCGAACCAATATATAGTGATTGATATACCACATGACATTTTAGCTCCACAAACAATcattaaagattaaaaaccCTCACGTAACTTGCTTTTCGCTCTTCAGCTACGACGACGGCACTGGAGGCTTTTCTAACCACTTGGCACGAAACCCAGTTCCTTTGCAATCCCTACAGCAAGCAGATCCCTGAAACCAATGAACGAATCGAGTGTTCATACTTTTGAAGATATATAATCAGGAAGACACATCGGGCAGGTCTATACTTTTGAGGACAAAAAAACGATTAACCACTGTGTTTTTTATGTTAGATTACAAACCTGTCCGGAGCAGATCACGCAAGAAGTATTCCTTGAAGGTACTTGGCAAAGCATGTTATCACCGAGGATGAAGAATCCTGTACCCGCACACCATTTGCATTCAACATGACCCTTTGAATTGCATGATGAACATCCAACAGGACTTGGTTGCTGCAGTGAACACAAAGCAGATAACTGAGTCACAACACATACAAATCTTGTAACACATAGAAACAGAAGCGATCTACTGAAGTTTTCAGAAGGGTACACGAGTTCAATGTTAAAGCTTGAGGAAACTGCAAATGCTAGAAGAAATTAAGGCTTCATAATTCTTAATTTGTGGATAGATTCTTTGAAATCAATATAAGAGAATAAGCAGAGAATCCAACAATTGTACAAGCAAAGCAAGCTGCAAAACTAGAATGCATTGCGAGATTAAGTCAAGCAAGCCTCAACCCTCAGGGATCACGAAGAACAATCTAATTAAGCAACTAGCGTGTTGTCATTATATGTCCACAAACCAAATGAACTGTGAACAAAATCTTAACAAACCCAAAGGAACATAGCAATTACAGTGTTTTTACGATATCAAACTGCTCGTACAAAGACCTTTTAAACTTGCTGATTCTAATTCACCTCTTAATCTGAATTTAACCATATCTTATCACAAATCCAAGTTCTTAATCTCATACAAACCTGCACATAGCTCTTCAATCATACAACGCAAGTAAAAAGTATGAAGTTCTTAGTAATTACTCAGATTCAATAAAATCACAGGAATCAAAATTAACAACAAGTAGGGAGCAATACTATTAATCTAGGAGAGAAAAACGAAACCTGTGAGATAATCCAAGCTTGATCCATACGCTTGGCGAAATTTGAAGAACTCTCAGGCGAATCCACCGCCGAAGCCTTGACGGTAATAACGGGAAAGCGGCGACGAGCCGGTACAAAACCTAGCTTCGTTCTCCTCCATGGTGGATTCAAAATTGGTTTTGTTACGAGGTGTGCATCGCAACACATGCAAATCtccatttccttcttcttcttcttcttcttcttcttgttggcCGAGAAGGTTGAATTCAGAGGTTTAAATTTGTCTTTTGcaattttcgttttgttttgggTATTGCCAAATTGGAAGACGAGAGGAGGAGAAAAGTCTCGGAACAGAGAAATTGGTTTAATGGGCTCATTTAAGTCCGGTCTCGTCAAATTACCGATTCAAATATCTCTAACCGGTATCAAAATCCCGGTTAAAGATATTAACCGGTATCTCTCTCAAgctttataatttttagttggTTCTTTCCAGAAACATTCGATCTAAAAAgcgtaagcaaaaaaaaaaaaaaaaggagttcaCCGCAGAGCAGCTAAGCCGATACAACGGCACCAACGGATCATCACCGATCTACGTCGCAATCAAAGGCCGCGTGTTCGACGTCACCACGGGAAAATCCTTCTACGGCCCCGGAGGCGATTACGCTATGTTCGCCGGAAAAGACGCGAGCAGAGCTCTAGGTAAGATGAGTAAGAACGAAGAAGATGTCTCTCCTTCTCTTGAAGGTCTCACTGAGAAAGAGATGAACACTCTCAATGATTGGGAGACGAAATTTGTAGCAAAGTACCCTGTCGTTGGCCGTGTTGTCTCCTAGATCTGGGaatttatgatgatgatgatgatatgtaaCTATGGTATGGTTGTGTGAGGggatttgtgtgtgtttgtgtgtttctgaTTTCGTGTGTGTTTGGATCTGATCGTTTTGGATGATGACGGTTTGATACAATGAACACATTTAAGTACGAAATTGTCTAATTGGAATAAATTGGTGTGTTCGTTTTGATCTTATTTGAATTTGTTGCTCATAATCGAATTGGATAGATCTGTGTTGTGGTATCACATGAAGATTGATATGTTTTTAAGGTTAGAGATTTGCCAAATTTTACTCAATTTAGAGTTTGAGAAAGTTTAAGGGAAGTTCGCATCttttaaagattgaaacttttctGTAATTAATATGGTCTATAGACCTAATCTATTCAAGTTAGTAACCGACGATTTTTTCCAGGAAAAAACCAATTGAATATAGCGGAGTATAACTTCTTCGTAGTGGTTCCGTTCCATGCTCATTTCATAAGGAACCTCACCTGATTAATAACACAAGTAATTCACCTCGATATTGTTGCAAGTTAGAACTTAattgggcttttttttttgttcgatgGGTCTAATATGTATAAGATAACGATTTGGGCCAAACATTTAGAATTGTGGGATGACATCAGAAATAGGGGTTTGATGTTTGAACAGTTTGAACCCTACATTTTCTTTGTCGACGATACTTAACCTTGATTCGCTACAAGATCCAATTTGCGATTTTTTCGTCGATGGAACTATCTCCGTTTGCATCAAAACCTCTAAACAAAGCCGgattaaaagtgaaaaatgtcCGGCGAGCTTTGTTGATCTTCAATCTCGCCCTTGCAGGTTAGTCTAAATCTTTTAGTTTATGTGCATAacatgtttgatgaaatgcccAGCTGAGAAATTTCTTTCTTATGATCCTTTCTTTAGtaattgattatttatttataaacagTTTAAATTTAAAGTATGATAATTTCACTTTCAATATTAGCTAAATTTATATTCTAATTGTTTTGGGGTCAGGCGgcttatatatttacaaaaatagaagaaaggaAAACAGAGAGTGCAACACAAGTCCCAGAGAAGGAAGAAGCCAAACTGATCCTTGAACCGGATCTGCTGTTTGAATTTGCACAGTTGATTGTTACTGTCACAAAAATATGGATTGATGCCATGTTTTACTGCTTGGATTGTTGTTGACTCTAACCAACATATACATTGAAtaagattttcatattttataagaaattagAATATCATTCCACAGCATATTAAGCTGTTATTGGTTTTGCTTTCGGTGTGAATTCTCTTACAAGTTACATGCTGTTGTCAATTTTTGTAAAGggaattttgagattttgaacAGTTTAGTTACGATAATGTTGTGTActaacatgttatatataattgGTTTGGATCGGAGTTGGTTTGGAGTGTATCGGACAAATATGCGAATGGTGAAATAAAAATGAACTAGAATATTACCCGTGTTCTtgaaattcatttattttgtttatttggtaatttttatttaaaacatcgtacatgtgattattttatttgttttaaaaattttttttgaatagaacACTATGTCATGAAATCATATATTGAAtatgatttatgaaaataacatctattttgtaaaatatattatggaaaaaactttgattcgatttcttttaaatggaaaaaaacatacataaagTAAACTCTACTTTATACACCAACACATGCATGATGCATGTCATTAAGTTTGAAGATCTAAGATAATAACCGTAAAAAATAATCCATTTAAAGTATTTTCTatttacaattattatatataaaaacttaatatgtacaaaattatttttagtagatataaatatatatatatatatatatatatatatatatatatatatatatatatatatatatatatatatatatatatatatatatatatatatatatatatatatatatatatatatatatatatatatatatatatatatatatatatatatatatatatatatatatatatatatatatatatatatatatatatatatatatatatatatatatatatatatatatatatatatatatatatatatatatatatatatatatatatatatatatatatatatatatatatatatatatatatatatatatatatatatatatatatatatatatatatatatataagttccAGTGAAATTATTTATTGGTAAAATTCATTCTAACTCAATTATATAAATAGTAAGACAGATGTTAACATTATTTATTtgtgaatatttaattttagttataattttgattttatttggcAACAAATCAACATATGTTAgatgaaaatatttttcaaaaatagaattaTTTACAATAGTAAAGAATGTAATAACTTATATATAGCATGatatttgcatttttcaaattatattagTAAGATATCTCTCTATAAcatgttttataaaatcatggcttttataaggtagaatgGCTCACATACTAATAGAAAAGGCccataagatatataaaaaataaaataaaataaaatacaaaaacagagagagagacgaaacaGTGGAGCCAAACAGATACACAATTCAGGATTAGGGTTACTCTCTCTCCCAAACTCCGCCCAATCTCTTCTCTCCGCCGCGCGCAACTGTAACCgttacctatatatatatatatacacacttgATCTCACTCTCATCGTCTTCGTTGTGTGTTTTCACGAGCTAAGATGAGTGGTGTTCAAGTCACTTGTTGCAACGATCGAACGAGAATGTATTGGACTCCGACGATGGAACGATTCTTCATAGATCTAATGTTAGAGCATTTgaacagaggaaacagaacAGGTCACACTTTTACAAAGCAAGCTTGGAACGAGATGCTTGGTGTATTCAACTCCAAATTCGGGTCTCAGTACGATAAAGACGTGTTGAAAAGCCGGTATACGAATCTGTGGAAGCAGTATAATGATGTCAAGAGTCTTCTTGATCATGGTGGTTTCGTTTTGGATCAGACTCATCAGACTGTTACTGGTGATGAGAGTTTATGGAGTTTGTATCTTAAGGTCtgaaaaaatttacattttgattttggatttggtttatttgattttgagttgtgtgtttttgtgatgTTGACAGGCTCATCCTCAAGCACGGGTTTACAAGACGAAACCGGTTTTGAATTATAGtgatttgtgtttgatttatGGGTATACGGTTGCAGATGGGAGATATAGTAGGTCAAGTCATGATTTTGAGTTTGAAGATGAGGTTAATGGAGTCAACATTGGTGTGTGTCTTTGTTCTTTACTAAATTCTTGTTTTATGTACACTTTTACTGTTGGATTGGTTACAATGTGTGGGGGGTTTTTGTAGGTGAAAGTAGTGGCGGTGTTGTTCTTTCGAGTAAAAAAAGCTCGAAAACTGAGTGGACTCCGGTTATGGACCAATACTTTATTGAGATTATGCTTGATCAAATCGGTAGAGGTAACAAGACTGGTAATGCTTTCAGTAAACAAGCATGGACGGACATGCTTGCTTTGTTCAATGTTAGATTTAGTAGTCATTATGTGAAAAGAGTTTTAAGGCAACGGTACAACAAGTTGTTGAAATACTACAAGGATATGGAAGCTATTTTGAAAGAAGATGGGTTTTCGTGGGATGAAACTCGGCTAATGATAGCTGCTGATGATGCTGTTTGGGATTCTTACATCAAGGTTTTTAATTCTTAGGCTGATATATCTCTTTTTCTGAATAAGCTTTGTTCTTCAGTCCATTAGTTTTGAATCTCGATGTGATGAGGCAGGAGCACCCACTTGCTAAAACGTATAGGATGAAATCTTTACCGAGCTACAAAGATTTGGACACAATATTTGCTTGTCCAGATGACCAAGGGACTATACCCCAGCCAGACCAAGGCAAAGATCTTAGAGATGATGGTTCGGCTGTCCAAACAAGTGAGTTAAATCTTATCTAGTTCTAAATTTTTGGATTAATACGATTGTGAGAGGAGCCTAGAGTAAATGAATCTTGCTTCTGCAGGTGGGACTAAGGCTAGCCAAGTGCAGAGTTCTGACCGCACAAGGACATTTTGGACTCCTCCAATGGATTACTATCTAATTGACTTATTAGTGGACCAAGTGAACAATGGGAACAGAGTTGGGCAGACTTTTATAACAAGTGCTTGGAATGAAATGATTACAGCATTCAATGCCAAATTCGGGTCTCAACACTGCAAAGACGTTCTGAAGAATCGGTACAAACACTTAAGGAGGTTGTACAACGACATAAAGTTTCTACTCGAGCAAAATGGCTTCTCATGGGATACAAGGAGAGATATGGTGATTGCAGATGATGGCATTTGGAATACCTATATACAGGCATGCTacattctttttattcttttaaagaTACTAGTTATATGGTTATGCTTACAAATGAAGCATGTGCAGGCACATCCAGAAGCTAGATCATATCGAGTTAAAACTATTCCAAGCTATCCAAATCTTTGCTTCATTTTTGGGAAGGAAACGTCAGATGGGAGATACACACGCTTGGCTCAAGCTTTTGATCCCAGTCCGGCAGAAACTGCGCTGATGATCGGTAAGCTTCTCCTCCTATAGCATTGTCTTTGAGATTCAATACAAAGTAAAAGTTAAAGCTAATCtgattttccttctttttttgaactaaaaaaaaactctttgtaTTGGCTTTGTCTAAGTTTTATAACTGTATCGTTGTGCTCTCTATTTCCTTTGGATTCATAAAGCTGTGTATCTGAGACTAGTGTATCTAACCGTATTCATATAAATCCTTTTCAGAAAATGGAAGCACAGATGGATTTAAAGATACTCTGGGGGAAACTCACAGTTTTCAGATGGTGGTTTATGCTAGCAACGAGAAAAATGATTACCTCTGTAGCAATACCGGTCCTCCTTGTATTGAATGGACACAGGTCATGGACCACTGTCTTATTGATCTTATGTTAGAGCAGGTGAATAGAGGAAATAAGATTGGTGAGACATTTACAGAGCAAGCTTGGGCTGACATGGCAGAATGCTTCAATGCAAAGTTCGGATTGCAGACTGACATGTTCATGCTGGAGAATCGTTACATATTGATGATGAAAGAGCGTGACGATATCAACAGTATCCTCAATCTTGATGGCTTTACTTGGGATGAGGAGAAGCAAACCATCGTTGCAGAAGATGAATATTGGAAAGCATATATCAAGGTAAGGCTTACTAATGatactctcttttttatttgaacATATGACACTCTTGGGGTTGTGTCTTTGCTTTCTTATTTGATAAAACTTGTATCTAGATAAGAGAAAGATGGTGTCTGATTTTGCAGGATCATCCAGATGCAACTATATATAAAGGCAAAACCTTGGATAGTTACGGCAATTTGTGCAAGATACATGAACATCTCTCCCAAGATAGTTTCAATTGTGAGAATCTCATGATAGAGTTGGAAAGCTATGGCCATGAAATAGTCAGTGACTTTATTTCACCACACAAGCAGCAGAATAAGCGACCTAATCCAATAACTCCACCTTTGGAGCTAACTGTACATAAGGCTCAGAAGACCGGACTAGAGACGAGGAAGCCTCTGTTTGACGcagaaggtgatgatgatggttgcACAAAGCCAATTCCTCGGAACGAAATTTACTCAGGAATAGGAAATGCCATTGATGCGTTGCAAGCTTTGCCTGATATGGACGATGAGTTTCTGCTGGATGCTTGTGATCTTTTGGAAGATGAGAGGAAAGCAAAGACATTCTTGGCTTTGGACGTCTCGTTACGTAGGAAATGGCTGGTGAGAAAGCTTCGCCCTTCATCTAAATTTTAAGCCAATGGGTCCTCTCTCTTTGCAGCCAATCAGGCAACCAAGATATAAAAACCAAGCTTTGAGCACAATACAAGATTAGTTTCTGTAAGGTTTTGTAAAATAACaatctttgttttggttaaagggtattgtaaaattttgtaatGATCTTAGGTACTAAATCTAACGCACAATTGGATAATATGCAGAGGTTGATCAGAACATAACCATACACATGAACATCCTCAATTGGTATGAACAGTAGTCGAAGAAAAACTATTGATGTCTTCTTTATCTGCCTCGTGTGTCTCTCCCACACTATCAGAAACAAGAAGCAGCAGCATTCACGAATAACGAAGTGCTCGATCAGCGAGAATTGCAGTTCATAAGAAAACCACTCAATTGAtgaattctttttaaattaaaatataataatatgattaCAACAATTAAGTCATGGTTGAAAAATTAAGTATATTAactttattataaaaagaatGTTATAAAAGTCTACAAACTACACTTGCATAATTGCTTCAAAATCtgattacatttttaatttatgtttttggtttttttttttttttgacagcgcttgtttatttttgtgtttataattttttattttttaatcccACTACACATATTCTTAAGAatttataataaagataaattaattatatatgtctaAAAAGCTTAACTTCCCTTCAAAGTTCGAAAGCTTATCTTTAAGAAAGCTTATCTTCCTTAATCTACATTGAGTGGGTTCACACACTAGCAAAATTGTTTAGTATAAAAGTTATATACAGTATCATTGAAACgttgaagaatgaagaatacatttaaaagaaattgttttaaaagtaCTTAAAAAACTtgattcaaagaaaacaaatcatcattgaaagtttttttttttttttttttttttttttttttttttttNTGGACAACCAATGACTCCATTCATTTAAACAGAATCATTACAAAGGAGGGGATAAAGTATCCCAGAGTTAAGACAAATACAGATACAAATAGAAGCTTTCCCCAAAGCCATAAAGATAAACATCATTGAAAGTTTTAAGAATACAGTACATACcttttatttatcaaaagaaTGAAAATAATGTTATAGAAGTTTCGTAAAGAGAAGACCGGAGCATGGTAGGTTCAATGATGCTTATCGTAGGTTTGTTAAAGCAAAGGCTGCTTCGTGCGTCGTCTCTATTAATTAGTATTGGCAATGTAGTATATATTATACAGCTTTGGATGGCCTTTCACTTTCATTGCCTTCTTCTCATTCCTCTTCCTCCTTAAGTTTAATACCTCTCTAGTTCATTGACCACAACCATGGCTCAGATTccacaggttttttttttgtttgtcattgcTTTAGTACTGtgattacaatattttatttagttggtAATTAGTTtgcttttatcttatttaattgATTTCCTGACCAAATCTTTACAGTTTCTGTTCGCTTGCCAAGAAGAAGTAAACAGTGACGTGACCTTTTTCTCCTTGCCGCCTCAGCCTCAAAACGTTGCTGAGAATGCACCTCCTGCAGCTACCAATCAAGTCATGCATCTTCCCTTGAATGCCGTGGATGATTCTAATGTAAAATTCAATTCCATCAgaggatttgtttgttttatatatcaGCGGCGTCTTGTAGATGGAAATATCGAACATGTGCAAATGATATGTAAACCTAGCACTCAAGAATCCTCAATCTTACCGACTATGAACACTACGAGGGTTCGTATGATGAGCTATTATGGGTATGATGAAGTTAACAACCAGTTGAAGGTTTTGTCGATGACTTGGCAAAACGGTATGAATTTTGATGATCATCAAGTTCTGACTTATGGACCTGGCAACGCATGGAGAACTATCGGTTGCGACGTACCCCATCATTCATCAAAGAAAGGGATATGCTtcaatggggttttgtattatCCAGCTATCGATATGTCTACAGGTCATAATatgatagtttgctttgatgtaaAAGCTGAGGAGTTCAGGATCCTTCCAGCAGTCATCATGGAAGGAATGATTGAAGCAGTGAAGCATGGGTCTTTTATAAATTACAACGGTAGACTTGGTATACTTGAGTCTGAAAACATGCTTGGTGTTGATAATACAAGTACACATTTTACGATGTGGCTTCTAAATCATGCAACGCAGGTATGGACTGATCATATACATGAGTTCCCTGCTTCGTTTGAGGATACAGTTGGAGAGGCCCTGTTAAGGTTTGATGGAATGATCAGTCTAACAAATGAAGTTGTGTTCTCGTCTTACTATCCTTCCAACCCGTTTTACCTTTTCTACTACAATATCGTTACAAATACTTTCCGAAAAGTTAAAATCGAAGGAATGGAGGCCTACAACTACCGTTACACCTGTCTGAACTAAGTCAAGGTCTTAAAGCTTATGCAACTGCTTAGGTACTTCATAACTTCAGACTTTGTTTGGCTCAATGTTCtcatcatatcatcatcatcacatgaTCTTATTGGATATGGCTGTTTTCTGCATTGGACTTTTTATCCCTTTCCTTGTTTACTCTTTATTGTAAGGTTTGGcttcttttcttgctttgtACTCTCTTgtctttaaaatcaataaacttgtgtgtgtgtgtgtgtgtgtgttttcgtatttgatattaaattttGCAACCAAGATAAAACTCGAGCACAAGGAAATACATAGATACAAAAATCTAGGGCACAGTTTTGATTGTATGCAGTGGTTGTGTAAATATAAACATAATCATGAAAATGAACATACTCAATTGGTATGAACAATAGCAGAGAAAAGCATCTTATTGATGTCTGCTTTATCTGCCTCCCCTATCTCCCCCACTGCATCAGAAACAAGAGAAGCATATGTAAACACAAACACACGACAGATTGAAGAACTTGATCTGCAAGAATTGCAATACATGCATGACACCTAGTCTTTATAAGCACACATAGTCTTTATAAGCACACATCCACATGCATAAATGTTAATGTTTCAATGATATTTAATGGCTTGTCCTGGTTACCTGTTCTCGATCTAACTTGTGTTGTCCACTCGTCGATAATCTGttcaaaaaacaagaaatgaaacaaGCAAAGAGATTATGGAATGTCTAAAAAGCCTCTTTGATTTTTAAGGTACACAATACAATACAGAGAAGCTGAGCATTAGATATTGATATTGACTGTGGGAAGGTTAAAACTTTACACAAGCAATTTATTTGCTAATAATGTTCTTGCCATCTTCTCAACGTTTAGCATTGGGAAATTGCACAACCCCGAGTTGAGCAAGACAAACAACATAGTACCAATAAACAAAAGGAACACGGACCTGATTAAAATCAGCCAATGCATCATCTGCATCACCATTTGTTGATTCTCCCAAGGATGCATTCATTTTCTGAATCAGGCTGCAATTTCCAACAAGTGTCGTCTGTGCCTTATCAATCAAATCCTGTTATAACAGAATCAACAGTCAAGATCTGTTTTAAAATTGCCTAGCTTTGCAAAAGCCTTAGCAGATCTGACCATTGATGACAGCTATAGAAACTCCATACAACAAAATTTTACCATTTCTCATTATTACAGTCAATAAAAACTCATCCTTTTGATTCAAATTACAAAAGATCTAAACCCTTGATTCCACAAGAAACTGTCTACAACAAAATCAACCCTTTTCTTCATTGGAATCAattaaaaatctcatcttttgttTCAAACAACTTGGAATCACTAAGATTGAATCGTTCATACACAGATCCCTACTGCTAAAATCTCCAGTTTCCTAATTCAATAAGCCGTTACGAGACACACACGAACCTGTTTAGCAGACAAAAGCTCCAAGCATTGGTCTTTAAGAACAGTCACATCTTCCTGCAACTTCTTCATTCTCTGAATCAGCTTCATCGGATTCGCCTGCGACCCAGTTAGTTAGTTACTTCCGAGCTTTGGATTCAAAGTATTGAACTTTAAACAAATTCGAGAttccaaaatcgaaaattttgcTTACATTATCAGTATAAGTCTGCTGGAACTCCTTTTCGAGCTTCGAATGAACATCATTAAGATCATGAGAAGCTCTCCCTAAAACATTTA from Camelina sativa cultivar DH55 chromosome 9, Cs, whole genome shotgun sequence encodes:
- the LOC104713951 gene encoding uncharacterized protein LOC104713951 translates to MEICMCCDAHLVTKPILNPPWRRTKLGFVPARRRFPVITVKASAVDSPESSSNFAKRMDQAWIISQQPSPVGCSSCNSKGHVECKWCAGTGFFILGDNMLCQVPSRNTSCVICSGQGSACCRDCKGTGFRAKWLEKPPVPSS
- the LOC104715944 gene encoding probable steroid-binding protein 3 is translated as MGSFKSGLLVLSRNIRSKKRKQKKKKKEFTAEQLSRYNGTNGSSPIYVAIKGRVFDVTTGKSFYGPGGDYAMFAGKDASRALGKMSKNEEDVSPSLEGLTEKEMNTLNDWETKFVAKYPVVGRVVS
- the LOC104713954 gene encoding L10-interacting MYB domain-containing protein-like isoform X2, with the translated sequence MSGVQVTCCNDRTRMYWTPTMERFFIDLMLEHLNRGNRTGHTFTKQAWNEMLGVFNSKFGSQYDKDVLKSRYTNLWKQYNDVKSLLDHGGFVLDQTHQTVTGDESLWSLYLKAHPQARVYKTKPVLNYSDLCLIYGYTVADGRYSRSSHDFEFEDEVNGVNIGESSGGVVLSSKKSSKTEWTPVMDQYFIEIMLDQIGRGNKTGNAFSKQAWTDMLALFNVRFSSHYVKRVLRQRYNKLLKYYKDMEAILKEDGFSWDETRLMIAADDAVWDSYIKEHPLAKTYRMKSLPSYKDLDTIFACPDDQGTIPQPDQGKDLRDDGSAVQTSGTKASQVQSSDRTRTFWTPPMDYYLIDLLVDQVNNGNRVGQTFITSAWNEMITAFNAKFGSQHCKDVLKNRYKHLRRLYNDIKFLLEQNGFSWDTRRDMVIADDGIWNTYIQAHPEARSYRVKTIPSYPNLCFIFGKETSDGRYTRLAQAFDPSPAETALMIENGSTDGFKDTLGETHSFQMVVYASNEKNDYLCSNTGPPCIEWTQVMDHCLIDLMLEQVNRGNKIGETFTEQAWADMAECFNAKFGLQTDMFMLENRYILMMKERDDINSILNLDGFTWDEEKQTIVAEDEYWKAYIKDHPDATIYKGKTLDSYGNLCKIHEHLSQDSFNCENLMIELESYGHEIVSDFISPHKQQNKRPNPITPPLELTVHKAQKTGLETRKPLFDAEGDDDGCTKPIPRNEIYSGIGNAIDALQALPDMDDEFLLDACDLLEDERKAKTFLALDVSLRRKWLVRKLRPSSKF
- the LOC104713954 gene encoding L10-interacting MYB domain-containing protein-like isoform X1, which encodes MSGVQVTCCNDRTRMYWTPTMERFFIDLMLEHLNRGNRTGHTFTKQAWNEMLGVFNSKFGSQYDKDVLKSRYTNLWKQYNDVKSLLDHGGFVLDQTHQTVTGDESLWSLYLKAHPQARVYKTKPVLNYSDLCLIYGYTVADGRYSRSSHDFEFEDEVNGVNIGESSGGVVLSSKKSSKTEWTPVMDQYFIEIMLDQIGRGNKTGNAFSKQAWTDMLALFNVRFSSHYVKRVLRQRYNKLLKYYKDMEAILKEDGFSWDETRLMIAADDAVWDSYIKEHPLAKTYRMKSLPSYKDLDTIFACPDDQGTIPQPDQGKDLRDDGSAVQTSGTKASQVQSSDRTRTFWTPPMDYYLIDLLVDQVNNGNRVGQTFITSAWNEMITAFNAKFGSQHCKDVLKNRYKHLRRLYNDIKFLLEQNGFSWDTRRDMVIADDGIWNTYIQACYILFILLKILVIWLCLQMKHVQAHPEARSYRVKTIPSYPNLCFIFGKETSDGRYTRLAQAFDPSPAETALMIENGSTDGFKDTLGETHSFQMVVYASNEKNDYLCSNTGPPCIEWTQVMDHCLIDLMLEQVNRGNKIGETFTEQAWADMAECFNAKFGLQTDMFMLENRYILMMKERDDINSILNLDGFTWDEEKQTIVAEDEYWKAYIKDHPDATIYKGKTLDSYGNLCKIHEHLSQDSFNCENLMIELESYGHEIVSDFISPHKQQNKRPNPITPPLELTVHKAQKTGLETRKPLFDAEGDDDGCTKPIPRNEIYSGIGNAIDALQALPDMDDEFLLDACDLLEDERKAKTFLALDVSLRRKWLVRKLRPSSKF
- the LOC104713955 gene encoding F-box protein DOR-like, with the translated sequence MAQIPQFLFACQEEVNSDVTFFSLPPQPQNVAENAPPAATNQVMHLPLNAVDDSNVKFNSIRGFVCFIYQRRLVDGNIEHVQMICKPSTQESSILPTMNTTRVRMMSYYGYDEVNNQLKVLSMTWQNGMNFDDHQVLTYGPGNAWRTIGCDVPHHSSKKGICFNGVLYYPAIDMSTGHNMIVCFDVKAEEFRILPAVIMEGMIEAVKHGSFINYNGRLGILESENMLGVDNTSTHFTMWLLNHATQVWTDHIHEFPASFEDTVGEALLRFDGMISLTNEVVFSSYYPSNPFYLFYYNIVTNTFRKVKIEGMEAYNYRYTCLN
- the LOC104713956 gene encoding uncharacterized protein LOC104713956, producing the protein MSHRHHQAVDNLINVLGRASHDLNDVHSKLEKEFQQTYTDNANPMKLIQRMKKLQEDVTVLKDQCLELLSAKQDLIDKAQTTLVGNCSLIQKMNASLGESTNGDADDALADFNQIIDEWTTQVRSRTVGEIGEADKADINKMLFSAIVHTN